One Felis catus isolate Fca126 chromosome D2, F.catus_Fca126_mat1.0, whole genome shotgun sequence DNA window includes the following coding sequences:
- the LOC123380776 gene encoding basic proline-rich protein-like → MRTGKSQGPLNPEETWKLGPESQTPKEPEPGLWKARPSQPGSKSGSPREEGAGGWGTPPPHPPTAAHKLGAPPGRLPARPPPPPHLRRAAPCSAPGRPQRSTGAPPGSSPRAATRSRPARPRLRGAPSPAGPRPARVGGAARGRGRRGVPAPGADTRRHPASREADQALAGAAPGDPGSPSPRAPAPRAGRLRTRPRPRVTLYYPYPGPGASSSWSLFEHKGPGAKAAALPPPLLRSKPPPLDTLSGFGVQSETPRVGCPSPAPTPATGTLRPRMSRGPRLAPGLPPTPSGWWRNIWTCGGGATWRRIRDEGTTNMLG, encoded by the exons ATGAGAACCGGGAAG AGCCAGGGGCCCCTAAACCCAGAAGAGACATGGAAGCTGGGCCCCGAGAGCCAGACGCCCAAGGAGCCAGAGCCAGGCCTCTGGAAAGCCAGGCCCAGCCAGCCGGGCTCCAAGAGCGGGAGCCCGAGAGAGGAGGG TGCGGGCGGCTGGGGGACGCCTCCTCCCCACCCGCCCACCGCCGCGCACAAGTTGGGGGCGCCCCCGGGTCGCCTCCCAGCccggcccccccctccccctcacctccgCCGCGCCGCTCCATGCTCAGCCCCGGGCCGCCCCCAGCGCTCCACAGGCGCGCCGCCCGGCTCCAGCCCGCGCGCGGCCACTCGGagccgcccggcccggccccgcctccGCGGCGCCCCTAGCCCGGCCGGCCCCCGGCCGGCCCGAGTGGGCGGCGCAGCGCGGGGGAGGGGTCGGAGGGGCGTCCCCGCCCCGGGCGCGGACACGCGCAGGCACCCCGCGTCACGCGAGGCCGACCAGGCGCTCGCGGGGGCTGCGCCGGGGGACCCAGGATCCCCGTCCCCCCGCGCCCCCGCTCCGAGAGCCGGTCGGCTCAGGACTCGGCCGCGGCCGCGGGTCACCCTCTACTACCCCTACCCGGGCCCCGGGGCCAGCAGCAGCTGGTCATTGTTCGAGCACAAAGGGCCGGGCGCCAAGGCGGCCGCCCTTCCCCCTCCGCTTCTTCGGTCGAAGCCTCCCCCGCTAGACACACTCTCGGGCTTCGGAGTCCAGAGCGAGACGCCGAGAGtcggctgcccctcccccgccccaacccctGCTACCGGGACCCTGCGCCCCAGGATGAGTCGGGGGCCGAGGCTCGCGCcgggcctgccccccacccccagcggtTGGTGGAGGAATATTTGGACTTGCGGAGGCGGCGCCACCTGGCGGCGCATTCG GGATGAGGGCACCACGAACATGCTCGggtga